CATCAAAAGTCGCAGACTAGTAAATGTCTGGCGggatgtaattttcttttgataatgACGAGCTAAAGAAAAATGCTGTTCACCTTTTCGCCTTCTGTTCTCCAGAAGCAGGCATAacaacatacacagaaatgagtcaacaacacagacgtcaggattttaattaatttgtcaaAGTGTCAGACAATAGAAGCTGGAAGTAAATGTTAATTAGGcatgtctgtgtacaaacgtgacgtcacgagcttGACCTTTCTAAGCATGATGATGTTCGTAATCGTATATCTTTACATATAATGAGTGATAAGTTTGGGGATGTAGTATCTTGCGCTGAggttttttattcattaaaatattatagaaaTATAGACCTTTAGAAGTGGTGAATAACTTTGTTCACAGCCTTCCCCAGATCCCTAGGTCCAAGCAGAGAAACTTTTCCCTGGTCTCGCACACACTTTCTTCCCGTCTATATTAATTACTGTATTGGTGTGTCTTTTGGCTTGAACTTTTGACTTGGCTTGTCAGAGCTCGGATGTGTATACAGATGGATAGCTGACTCTTCTCCTCTAACAAGAACCCTATTAAAAATGGCCATAGTAAAGGAAGTGTTTGtggtttttaatttgtgttgGGGATCTTGGAAGGAAGGGGAGTGTTCAGCGTGTGGATGTACAGAAACCCGGATGACAGTGCCTTAAAAACTTCAGCTTTCGTAGATTTTTGAACAGAGTAAAGCAGTATTCAAGCGTAAGAACTGATTGTCGGGAAGTCTGACACTTATTCCCCAAAGATGAATTTTCTCATCAGTCCATCCTGAAAGCAAAGGATGTCGCCTCATATCGTGTGTTGCAGAAGTTTTGCTTCCaaagatgttttcaaaattatttttctgtctttatctgTTAAGAAAGACTCTTAATTTAGGGGCAACGCTTTTCTCGCCGTGTGGTTATTAAAGCTAGACGATGCTTGCGATGGCGAGAAATGGAAAGATAACTCACGAAGCGCGAGGCCACCCTCTGAGCGTAGACTTCCTGCACCTATCTGATAACGATGGAGGTCACACCATCCCCTTCACCCATTCCTGTTTATTCATCCACCACCCTACCCCTTCACCTAGCACAGAGCCCAACCTGTCTGCCGTCTGCATAGCTGCACGCATCTTCTAGAAACAAGAAACTGTTGCTGTGCCCCTTGCAGACATGCGCCAGGGAGGAGACCTGTCAGCATCCAGCGCTTCATCAGCACGCTCGTACAAGAAGATACTTGGTCTGTGACTTTTTTTGCAGGTTCCATGTTCTTCAGACTGTGGCTGTGGTCGGTGACTGTCACTCTCAACATGTTTCAAGCTGTTGTCCAGGACTCATCCAACTGCTGATTGGCCCTCGAGAGGTTAGATGGATGCATGGATGATGGGTTGAATGATGAATGAAGGGGGAATAAAACATGGGGGAAAATGTTAGGGTTAAGAAGTGTTGAAATTCTCTCTGCAATTTTAGAAACTTTAACTCGATTCTACTTTAGGGAAAATCCATGTCTGTTTAATTTCTCTCGAAGGACCCGTCGCTAACAATAATACATGTTcttcagaaagaaaagactAACCACCTGAGGGTTTTTTTCGCAACAATCATTATAGTCAGCTGTGAATAACCGAGCTTGTAATTACAGCTTCACCAGGCTCGTCCTTAACACTGGACCAGCCTCATCGTTGCAtgacttttcttccttttctgagAATTTGCTCACATGCACCAGAAAACATTCGGGTTGTTCTCTAAAATCCAGACTTCGAGCGATGTCCCTTCTCCAATGAACACAAAAGATAAATAGGAGAAATAACGAAATTTATGTTCAATATCCAACAGCGAAAGCTCAATGTCTCAAGAAAACAATCAAGTCCTTAAACATCGTCAACCAGATGAGAACATgtcaaaatattgataaataagGTCTCAGCAACGGCTAATAAGAGTTCAGATTTCATATCAACATTCAAAACACTATACATCACCAAACCAACATGTCCGACCACTCGttgtattatattaatattgtcCGCAGAGAAACTTAAGTGTGTTTTGTAAACACGAGCACTGGTGGTCATCTGGTCATCTGAGAGTAtggcaaacaaaataacagcttGATTCTTTCAGATCGCCAAAGTATATTAGTGAATACTAGACATGTTTTTTTCCAATGAAGCTCGCCTTATAATGTATAACAATACATGTTAATCAAGTTAATTATATTGTGTATCGGGCAACTGTAGCGGAACTGGGAGCAAAGAAGTGCACTCAGTGAcctatttttaacttttcctgTTAATTTAAAATGCTCATCGACCGTGAAGCAGCTTTGTATGCAAAAGGCTcaattatttaagaaaatcatTCACACAGATGTTAATGTTTGATTAtagacaacatttattttcgACAATGTGGCGACTGaggataaaattatttttcaaaaagtcaatattctctttctcttccactGCCTCTGGTCTGAAATTGTACCTTATCTGCCCTTTGATCTTGGCCCTGCAGTTGCCGGAGATCGTTACACCAACAATTTCACGATGGCGGCAGCACTTTAAAACTAAGACCTTGCAGAATGAACTCAACAATGGCTTAAAGACGCACTCAAATGTAACTGTTTAATAAAACGATGAGTGAAGGGCAAACAAATCTCTTGGCCCGCAAAGTCTGATGTAACTCAGCAACAGAAGTTACTGGCAGACCTCGACCATGTGCCCCGTcctcttttgttcttgttgcttTATGACCTTTTAAGGAATCAGAAACCCCAAGATAAGACCGGGATTCACATTGCAAACGAACCTTGAAAACCTTGATATTGtaaacattgaaaagaaaatccttCACAACACAGATGACCCAAAGAGAGTTTGATTTCTGCTTGTGCATTTCTAAGAATTGCAGTTAGTTGTGAAATCACAAATAATCCCTTCTCTTTATGGGTGAGCTGTCTAGTGAAAAAACACAATAATCTTGACTTCTATCTGAGTTTAGCTGCCTGCTTCATCTCTTTGTCACTGCAAAGCTCTTTGTTTTGACGACGGCCTCCTGTTTCCTCTGCTTTGTTATTGTTACCATAGTGATGCCACACGCAGTTTAAAATTCTCGTCTCAGAATTGTGCATTTAGATAAACAAGATATTGCAACcgttttgtaatattttatgtgcGAGTATTATATGGAATACATGCAAATGCGTCTATTGAGATGAAAAGTTACAGGAAGCCTTAAGAACGCCGGTGGAAAAGTGATAATCGGTTTTTCTGATGTGTGGACTAGTTTTAtgcatttcttatttcttatttatttttttgtgactcATGCTGCTTGtacagtttttgtttatctttttttcttgctttgctttttcTGGTGCtcatctgttttgtttcttccttgtttatttattggaaCCTTCCCATAGTTACAGTAATTCTATTTCGATCCACTTGTAATATGATTAAATATTGCATTtgtataaagtaaataatttaatgtttGGTTTCCCTCACTTCATAAACACTTTTTGTAATCATTGAGCATTCCATCTCAGAGCAAAATAAATTCTGACTTTTGACTATATCATAATAACCCTTTAAATACTTTGCATGGAGTATAGCCTATTGTTGACAtactttctttattgtttttcatttgtaccTTGTCATTGATAATAAGTCTCTCGATTGCTTTCAGAacagtaaaaattattttctttgtcaaatGAAGTTTACTTTCGTTTGCTATTTAGGAATATCAAAAATCCTGCCTGACTCGGTGAACTGTGATTGGTTCCCCAACAGTGTGGCTGTCGTCGGTCagtcccaccaccaccatcacaaagATGACCATACACAAAACTCCGTCTGAGCTGGAGGTCTTCAGCAGATGGTACCAGCCCATCCACGGCGTTTCCGCGCCCATCATCTGCTCCCTGGGCATCGTAGTGAACTGCCTCAGCATTGTAGTGCTGACACGTAAAACATGGTCAACCCAACCTATGTCCTCCTCACAGGTCTGGCCATCTCCGACTGCTTGACCATGGCCGCTTACCTCCCTTTCGCCATCCTAAATTACCACCTATACCCACGATACACACCTCTACCCTCCGCTACGTACATCATGTTCTTCGCCATCTTCAGTGTCATCGTCCACTCTATATCAATCTGGCTGACCGTGTCTCTGGCGGTCTTCCGGTATATTTTCATCCGCTATCCAGGGCGGGGTGCAAAATTGTGCAGCATTCAGCGGGCCAACTTCACGATTGCCGCGGTCTGGATAGTCGTCACAATAGTCTGCATACCCAATTCGGTTAGTTATTACCTTGTGGAGGATCGAGTGGACGAAACCAACACCACTTCGTGGTACATCCACGTTCGAGACGACACAGGTGGCTATGTCTTCCTCAAGGGTTTCAATCTCTGGATTCAGGTATTTTGGTGTTTTAAAGTGAAATGTATGAGTTAAAACAGTTGTCGTTgtaattgttgctgttgctgttgttgttgattttttgtaACCAATTGCTCACATTTAAGTTATTTTTCCCATGTCATTGGTCATAATGACTACGTTATTTGTAGATAAGAATGGCTTAGAAAGCGTCGATGTTCAGGTGCTTgatgtttctttacttttttaccATCATCGAAGTCGCTTTTAACAACTTGTGGTTTGTATAGTTGGCACTGATGTAGATCTCTTCGTTTTACTTTGTCCAAGACTTGCCTGAACTGTATAAGAGATGGATAATAATcgattttgaaatttttttagcaAAGTACGATGTGGGGACGAAGTTCACATGGCAAGTTCaaacaaagttaatccactggaatttgttgtcattatctttaggatttcctaAATGCTTACAAAAGTATCCATCTGACgcgaacattcagcaacagttCATTGTGccctggtctgttttcttttaccaggGGTAGCATCTTTTATCTTCGAATTTAGCTAACAAACACGGCGCTATTTTTTGAAATAACGcactttcgtcacttcctgttttcttgacaagTCCAAGTGAGagaaaagcattaaaataacatttttatttctcgtgCCTCGTTGTCATTAAATACCACTGGGTCgtgttttgtgatattttatgctctatttccagagATTTTTGCTGAGCACTCGGATTAGCTTTTAAAGTACCGCTGTTTGCTTTTGCATTTGACCTGTGGGTCTTGAATAGCACTGAGAACTAAGATGGcattttcactttcttgctgacgaatgaataaaaatgaatgtaGCAAGAGACTCATGGAATACACACacgtttgtctgtttgttcagGCCATCCTGGTGAGACTCTTACCTTGCTTCCTGCTCGCAGTCTTCTCAATCCTGCTCATCAAACAGATGAAGGATCCTGGGCGGTATCACAAGACCCTTCTTGGCAAGAAAGGCAGGAGGGATGCTGACAGCGAAGGGCACCGCAAAACCAACCGCACGACTCGCATGATCATTGCCGTTCTCGTCCTCTTCTTCGTCACCGAGACCCCCCAGGGTGTCCTCCAGCTCCTCGGTGGCATCATTGACGGGTTCTTCGATCACGTGTACAGTCCTCTGGGCGACGTGATGGACACGCTGGCCCTGATCAACAACGGAATCAACTTCGTGCTGTACTGCACCATGAGCAAGCAGTTCAGGGACACCTTCATCAGGATCTTCCTCTGTGGACTCGTTGCTGATAACTCCAATAACTTTAAGCGCAGTACTACCGCCACTACTACGCAGCCCACGAGAGACACTGAAGTGTAACACTTGCTCCGTATGTCTGGATGGTCAGCTCACTGGCTGGCAAAGGCATTACTGTAGTAAAAAAAACTAACCAGTCCCAcacttgttattattataaaaataacaatttcgTCGATTTTATCCTCCTTGCCAGAGATTTGAGTTATTGCTTACAATTCAAATATGTTCATTCTCCACCGATTGTGTTTTTGTCATCATTAATCATTTAATGCTTAATATGATatcaaataatgttaaaatatacagaaattaATTATCAAAAGTCTTGTTTTCtatgtctctctgtctctcttgaTTAGTCCAGATATGACATGTGTTGCTATTAACCCTTTTAatgcattaaaacaaatgacGAGGCAGCATAATAAGCTTTCATTTTTCCCCCATCTACTTAGTTTTAATGTCTCCTTGTGAATGTTTGTGCTGCTgatctgatatatatatacattttccTTAAATGCTTGGATAGATAGATCGTCCTTGTGACCTCATAGGTGATAACTTTATCCTAGTGTCGACGGGAGACACTGAAGTGTAGTCCAGATGAATATATGTACGAATT
The Pomacea canaliculata isolate SZHN2017 linkage group LG2, ASM307304v1, whole genome shotgun sequence genome window above contains:
- the LOC112558243 gene encoding LOW QUALITY PROTEIN: sex peptide receptor-like (The sequence of the model RefSeq protein was modified relative to this genomic sequence to represent the inferred CDS: inserted 1 base in 1 codon); this translates as MTIHKTPSELEVFSRWYQPIHGVSAPIICSLGIVVNCLSIVVLTRXNMVNPTYVLLTGLAISDCLTMAAYLPFAILNYHLYPRYTPLPSATYIMFFAIFSVIVHSISIWLTVSLAVFRYIFIRYPGRGAKLCSIQRANFTIAAVWIVVTIVCIPNSVSYYLVEDRVDETNTTSWYIHVRDDTGGYVFLKGFNLWIQAILVRLLPCFLLAVFSILLIKQMKDPGRYHKTLLGKKGRRDADSEGHRKTNRTTRMIIAVLVLFFVTETPQGVLQLLGGIIDGFFDHVYSPLGDVMDTLALINNGINFVLYCTMSKQFRDTFIRIFLCGLVADNSNNFKRSTTATTTQPTRDTEV